The following is a genomic window from Brassica oleracea var. oleracea cultivar TO1000 unplaced genomic scaffold, BOL UnpScaffold15319, whole genome shotgun sequence.
GTAAGCGAGAGGACGACCTTGTTGTTATCCCTGGAAATGGCCAAAGGTGTGAGAGGCTGTGAAGCGATACCACCAAACCAAGAGGAAGTAGAAATCAAGTTAACTGAGAAGATTCGCTCCCACTTGTCGCATTCTTCAACCCTCCACCAAAACTCTTGCGTACAATCTCCCTTGAGCTCAGAAATGCACAGACGACCGTCAAGATTGCATAGACCAATTTTGTCACCAGAGGCGTCAGGGGAAATAAAAGGTGGTGTTGAGGTGACTTGA
Proteins encoded in this region:
- the LOC106322324 gene encoding F-box/LRR-repeat/kelch-repeat protein At1g09650-like; translation: MFQVTSTPPFISPDASGDKIGLCNLDGRLCISELKGDCTQEFWWRVEECDKWERIFSVNLISTSSWFGGIASQPLTPLAISRDNNKVVLSLTYHENLVDFDLDPDSTVYHLYYYGYYGFAVPYFPSLSLVDF